From Longimicrobium sp.:
GCGAAGGTCGCTTCGTCGCGCAGGGCGGGGTAGCTGGACCGGTGCTCCGTCATGAAGCGCAGCGGGCGCTCGTCGCGCACCCCGCCCAGCTCGCGTCCCAGGTCGCGCACCAGGCCGCGCCGGACGCCGTCTGCCATCCACTCGCTGAAGTAGTGGAGGCGGCTGGCGAATCCCCGGCGCTCGCCCCCGCGGTAGCGCATCCGCTCCACCTCGCGGGCGAAGCGCTCCCATCCCTCGCGTGGCCCCGCCGCCGCCGTGCGCGCCACGGCGATGGCCGATTCCACCAGCGACACGCAGTCGAACTTGGACAGGTGCAGCGTCAGCGGCTCGTCCGCGGGCCTCCCACCATCGGCCAGGTACTGCTCCAGCGTGTACGCCGCATAGGGAAGGCCCAGGGCCAGCTCGGCCGCGCGCGCCACCGCCGGGCCGAAAGGCGCGCCGGGGCGGCAGACGCCCTCGGCGCAGAGCACCCGCAGCCACTCGGCCAGGCGGGCGCGGTCGTCCGCGGCCGGCGAGGTGGCGCTCCAGAGCGCGCGGGGCAGGGAAGCGCCCGCGGCGGCGAGGGCGGCACGGGCC
This genomic window contains:
- a CDS encoding N-acetylmuramoyl-L-alanine amidase-like domain-containing protein is translated as MPISRRSFLARAALAAAGASLPRALWSATSPAADDRARLAEWLRVLCAEGVCRPGAPFGPAVARAAELALGLPYAAYTLEQYLADGGRPADEPLTLHLSKFDCVSLVESAIAVARTAAAGPREGWERFAREVERMRYRGGERRGFASRLHYFSEWMADGVRRGLVRDLGRELGGVRDERPLRFMTEHRSSYPALRDEATFAAIGRMERSLDGAPRWLVPADRIAGVQDRIHSGDVLAFATAVPGLDVTHTGLAYRDGEGVLRVLHAPLSGGAVEVSRTTLPEYVSAIRRATGILVARPLRG